tacacacagcTCATAGTGGTTTACAATGCTTGAGCAGCCAATCCATCTGAGTGTGTCCAGTGTGCTTGTGTGCAGAGCGCTCACGGAGAACCACTTTTCTCTGAATTAGCAGGGAACCTGGGAATGTTGCCATCACTGTTGATTTTTGTCCCCGGTGCAACAATCATGTCACCCACGGCCGGTTTGCCTCCTCTCAGAGGAGCCCTTGGCGTCCTCCCTTTCCGCAGGGATCACAGCACCACCGAGGAGCCTCCCTGATTTACCACGGCTGCTGTAACCAGCACTAGGAAGTGCGACACCTCCCCCACCCGAACCCTGGCGGGCCCCTCTGCTCATCTTCTGCTCAGGCAGGGTCCTACGCAGTATTTCAGAAGCAAAGCCTTCTGCCTCCAAGGACCCGGGTGCTGATATCCAGCCTCCGATCTCGCCGCTAGATGGCCAGGTCCTGGCGCACAGTGGCCAGAGACGCTTTGCTGTGGCCGCTGCCGCCTTCGCCCTCGCTGTCGCCGGCCGGTGAGCGGTGCGCGTAGGCTGGTGGGCCGAAAGGGTCGGGGTCCCCGCGCTGCGATGGCAAAGAGggcgacggcggcggcggcgggagcAGCTTGGCGCGCTGGCGACCCTTCCAGAGCAGGTGACCCAGCTCGGCCACGCTGAGCAGCGCCGACAGCAGCCCGACGGCGAAGTAGAAGACCACGAAGACGGTCTTCTCGGTGGGCCGGCTCACGAAACAGTCGACCGTGTGCGGACAAGGTGGCCCGGCGCACGCGTAGTGCGGGTCCACGCGGAAGCCGTAGAGCAGCGCCTGGCCGCCCAGGAAAGCCAGCTCGGCGAGCAGGCGCAGAGCCACGCTCAGCAGGTAGCAGCGGCGCGCGCGGCGAGCGCGCAGGGCGCACGGGGAGCACGGCGCCTCGGCACGCCCGCGCGTGCACGGCGGGGCCAGCTGCGCACCACCCGCCTCCTTGCTGGCCTGGTGCATGGAGTAGATGACGAACAGCACCGGCGGCGCCGACAGCAGCAGGATGTGGAAGAGCCAGAAGCGGTAGTGGGACACCGGGAAGGCGCGATCGTAGCAGGTCTGGCGACAGCCGGGCTGCAGCGTGTTACACACGAACTCCTCCTGCTCGTCCTCGAACACCGCACCTCCCACCGTGGCCAGCACCAGGATGCGGAAGATCAGCATGATCACCAGCCAGAGGCGACCCACGAGCGGCGACTGCAGCTGCACCGCGTCCAGCAGGGAGCCTAGGAACGCCCACTCCCCCATGACGCTGGGGACGAGGAAAGGGGGTAGTCACAGGCTGGGACGGGCTGAACACCCCCTAGCCCCCCGTCCCTCAACAATCTCGGAGGGCGCCAGGGAACGAATATTTTCTGGGGTTTAATGAGTTAATGTCAGAGTGTGAGGATTGTCCATCCTCAGCTATGGGATTCCTTCATCTGGGCATAGAGGGGTGCTGAGGagggattccccccccccccgcacacctGGCTTGGGCCTGCTTGGCTAGGGAGACCCTAAGGTTCCCCAGATTCTAGGTTCTTCTTCAGGGCCAACCTTGCTGGTCTGGCTTTTTGTGCCAGGAGCAAGAGCAGCTACTGGAGTCTGGAATTCCACGTTCCTTCTGTTTGAGACCCCTGGGAGCAAGGGGAGGGCCAGGCCGGGTGAGCCCccactgtctcctttctctctcacctcGCAGCAGGGAACGCCTTTCGGGGTTGGAGGCTGACACAGAAGCCTGTTTTTCCAACTTAGGATCTCTCGCCCGCCCTCAATCTTCCCGTCCTCTCCAACCTCAGCCAAGGAGACGGGCACAGCCCCCTCCACTCTTCTCTGATAGCAATTATCAAGCATCTCCTGTAAGCCTCCCCAGACACACAGAATACACCATGTCCCGTCCCTGTAGACCCTTAGTGGCCTCTAGATGTCCCCAACCCCACTTACCCGGGACCTGGGCCTTAGAGCTGAGCGGAGGACCTTGAGAGACAGCTGGGACCtgtccctctgggtccctctttcattttcctttttggcTTTGGCCGGGATGGATGATAGGACAAGTATGGCTGAGAGGGGCTAGCTCTCCCCCTTCTCTTAAAGGGACAGGGTGACCTGTGGTCCGGCTCCACCCTGGAAATAGATCCAGGGCCACACCCCTTGCTGggtccttcctgccttctctttccatCCCTTACCCCCCCATGCCCATCCCATAGCCATGTCTCCATCTGGCGATGGACTGAGGCTAACTagagcaacattttttttttaaattgagggagccagagagatcaATCATGGGAACCCTATCTCCTGGCAGACTCCCCAAACTGAAGACTAGGTCCACCACAACCAACTGACCCCTCTTTTGAAGGATCTTGTGGGCCAGAGGGAGATAACCTCGGCTTTTAGGGGACAACaaatatggcttttttttttttttttggcttttggcttttggttctGCCACTATTGGACCTTGGATGAGCCATTTAGGTCACTTGGGCTAAGATCTCTTGGTCTGTCACCTGAGCCAGCTAAACTCTAAGATTTTACTTTGTTCGGAGACAGAGTCTCGCTGTGTAGTTCAAGCTGGCCGAGACCTTACCGTAtaggccaggctgcccttgaagtaaatgatcctcctgcctcagcctcccaagtgcaggacattaagtatgcaccaccacacccgtcATAGTCGCCCATCTTAATGACCATGTCTCAGCTGTGTTACAGAAACCCCAAACGCAGTGCTTGGAAATACTCCGTGAGGACATTGGGAAGATGTGGAGATAGCTGGCTATCGTGGTTAAGCCAAAGCTTAACTAGTCTTTCCTTCTCAGCAAAGTCTAGGTTTACCGTGAGGTGTGTGGCACCTCATAAGGTCAACAGCAGTCAGAAAAGCTTCCGCCAAGGATTTTCTAATATGGAGCCGGTCTAGGTGCGGGGAGATGCGGGACCATGATAGACAATCCACGGGGACCCTAGTGGGCCAGGAAGAGGGACTCCCGATTTAAGATGGTGTTTTTCTCCCTTCTGTCTACCTCAGTCACCAACTCATTCAGTCTTCAGCTACCCCGGCACTATTTACATCCTTACAGCCAGGGAAACCGAGGCTTAGAGAGTCACACATGCGCAGTCAGTGAAAGGCAGACCATGAACTCACACTTGGCCTCAATGGTTCTGGAGTGCATGCTCGCCCTCTCTTTACCTGGGTGGGGTCTTGCGTGGGGCTgagggtcccagcactgaggtgggCTGTGCGTACTCCTGTGAAGGGATAGGTCATTAGTCCTCATGTACTCCGTGATATTTTCTCTCCCAGTCAGTACAAAGATCTGCATGGGTGTCTGTTAACAGTGGGTCCCCTAATGGGAAATGTGTTCTCTACTGATTGGCTCAGTCAGGGGTCTAGCCCAGCCTGGAAAAACTTTTTGTTAACTCCAGCTTGGGTGTGCCCCTGAACGTTTCCATCCTCCTGCAGGGTCCCTTAGAAATAGGCCTGGGTGTGGGGGCGCTACCCTGGATAAAATCCAAGAGAATAGCACGTGCTGGAACCCCACATTCTGAAAACAGGATGTGAGGTGGAGCACCGGCGACCCCTGCCACTCACTTCCGGCCGAGCTGCCGTCTGCACCCTGTCCTCAGCTATGGAGGCTCAGGGTCACATCTCTTCTTTCCTACCTATCCAGGAATggtcccagccccagctcccatTGCTCCTGCTTCGTCAGGCTGGAAAAAGCCCAccagaccccaccccacctgagCTCACCCGACCCCACCCTGTGTGGCTCTGCAGGGAGTGGGATCGTGCCACAGAGACGGCTAGGGTGGGGCAGCAGATGTAGAGCCACTGTCACTCTGCCTTGTCCCCCACCTAGCTCCCCATGCCAGAGGAGAGTCTACAATCTCTAGGACCCAGTCCCCTTCCCAGATAGCCGTGGGCAGCCTGGGAGGTGTTGCTGACAATACCCAGAGCTGGTGGCATTGGCCCTTCTTGGCCCTGCTTGAAGAAGGTCTGGGCTGAGAGGGTTCCTCTGTGTCCCAGACACCTCAGTCTGGCTGTGGAGCCATAGTCCCGCATCAGTCACAGGTGGACATACACAGGGGCGTGGACGTGTTCGTATCTAATAAGTTCATAACGGTACCGTAATTGACACATGACagcattttttgaaaatgaaacaaataagcaaaaacaaaacagaaaaacaacaacaacaacaacaaaaaaccccaaggcCGGATGGAATCACTCCCAGCCTGCTCAGTAGTATTGCTATTTTTGAACGTAATTCCTGCTTTCtattccttcctgcctttctcgtCTGTACTGATCATTAGAGATTTTGTCTGTTCAGCTAAACATATAAGCGAGGTTAGTGGTGGGACATTGGGCGCTCCCTTCTATGTCACCCCCAGCACCTAGAACACTTGGAGCCACACTAGACACTGAAATATCCGTTGGTTGGCTAAAAGGCAGTGAGCGAGAGGGTGGCACAGTCAGAGCGTCCCAGTTCCCTGCCGCCTGCTCTCCCTGCTCTCCTGGACTCTGTCCAGTAAGTGTCCCATTCAGTATGAGAGTACCATGCAAAATGTACAGGCCTGGGCAGAAGGGCCAGCTCCCGAGTGGGGTCAGGGGCTTGGgtggggaagtgtgtgtgtggggggagtccTCCAGCATTTCCGGTCCTTCTGTAGCCATAGTCAAACCTGCGCGGCTCCTGAGTATAGGCACAATGTTATGTGCATACTCtgtaaaaattatctttatattCAAATGCCGATTTCTCTGCCTCCGTGTCTGGTTGCAATGCAGTCCGGGCACTGGAATgcttattctcctgcctcaatgtTGTGTCTTCCCATTTATTCTCTGACTTGTCAATAAGAGCTGATCAGCCAAAAGGGCTGAACTTCCCtggagaggagggacagagaaggaagtggggaCTGGACAAGGGGAGAGAGAGTCTCAGCGACACCATGAGAAAACCCTTGGAGcccagagagctgggattctgGCTGGGAGGTACAGATTAGCTTAGAGGATTAAAGTGGAGTACCACTGCTCAGTTGTTGTGCCCTTCAAGCTTGTTAAATATAATAATCCAGTCTTAATCATTTGAGAGCTAGTTGGGTTAAGAGGAAAACTGTAACAAACACTTATTTAAAAGCCACTAACACCTGAGCCTTTGAACCTTTCCCATGGCCGTATGTCCCCATCATCCCGGGACACCTCGCCATGGCAGGGCCTTGGCTTCTCTACTCTTGTATGCTGCAGTTCTCACAGTTAGAACTCATCTCCGTCTGCTTGGATACCCGCTTTGGCTCTGGAATTCTTCATTGTTTGGTTTGGCTGTAGTAGCAAGAATACCAACTAGTGGCTTAATTAACCAAAAGGTAGTGTCTTCCTCACAAAGAAGGACAAAGGACTGCGCCATCGTGCAGTAGACACCATAGGGTCATTGCCAAAACCCCGCTCCACGTGATGTCTCCGGAGACTTCAGGGTCCACAGAAGGCCTGTGTAGCAAGCACTCTCACACCTGAGACATCTTGCTGATAggccctcttctttttttttttttttaaagatttatgtatttattatatgtaagtacactgtagctgtcttcttcgttatggatggttgtgagccaccatgtggttactgggatttgaactccggaccttcagaagaacagtcgggtgctcttacccactgagccatctctccagcccaacaggCCCTCTTCAAAAGGTTTGTTTCTAGGTTTATAGATTTGTGCGTGAATGTGTTTACACGCATGTGTGCtcctctccgtgtgtgtgtgtgtgtgtgtgtgtgtgtggtagggtggggggaggccacagcatgcatgtggaaatcACAGAACAACTTATTTCTCTCCTTGCAGCATGTGAGTCCCGGGCACTGGGGTCAGGCCATCAGACTGAACAATCTCACTTCCTAggctttatcttttaaaaatttattattttatcttctttggttttttgttttttttttttttgagacaagctctctttACATAGTGCTGATCGTTTctaaaactcaccatgtagaccagactgggctcaaACTAGCAGagctcctcctgtgtctgcctcccaagggctgggattaaaggtgtgtgccgttATGTCCAGCTCATCTTGTAAGCCtggactggtcttgaactcatgacagtCCTCTTCCTACAGGACCAAGTGGcactgagtgtatgtgtgtgctgttatTAGGGGCTGAGTTTAGGGCCTTGTGCATACTGAGGGGACACTAATCCAGTAACCTGTATTGAGCCTGTGCTTGACTCTTCAAGAAGCATCTTtcggccgggcagtggtggcgcacgcctttaatcccagcacttgggaggcagacgcaggtggatttctgagttcgaggccaacctggtctgcaaagtgagtgccaggacagccagggctgcacagagaaaacctgtctcgaaaaacaaaacaaaataaaggaagcaTCTTTCGGGGCTGGAGACACAACTCAGTGAGTTTATAGAAGGCAGGGCTGGTTACCAGTGCCCACacggcagcttacaaccatctataaccccagAACCAGGGATCCAAGGCTACCTTTTgtcctcctcaggcaccaggtacGTATGTGGTGTacattacatacatgcaggttAAATACCCATAAActtaaaaagtaatgaaaatccttaaaaatttctttttcagagtcgctctccccaaagctcagaatggCTGGTGTTTATGAACTTAAGATACAGGCTGCAGGTGGTAGGACAAATTGGTAAGTCCTATACTCTGGATGTTAAAATAGGAGGTaggttcaaggctatcctgaactacagagcaagactgtgtctcaaaacaaacaacaacaagcccctgcatctctgtgtgtgtatatacaagcAGCTGCATTGCTGCACACTGCCTGGTCCTAGCTGTCATTACCCAAGACTTAATTTCCTGTCGTTGGTGTGGTCCTGAGAACACTCTGAGGTCTTTTGCAGCATCTGCTGAGGAAGATGATTCGGGCAAGGCTGAAATCAGCTCCAACTGAAACCAAGGCACCAGAGGACCACAGCCACATCTACATCTTCCCTGGCAGGGTTTCTCCATCCAAAGGGCCAAGCCTGAGATGGGTCTTAGAAAGTTCACctgtaagccgggcatggtggtgcacgcctttaatcccagcacttgggaggcagaggcaggccgatatCTGAgttgggaggccagcctggtctacagagtgagttccaggacagccagggctacacagagaaatcctgtcttgaaaaaccaaaaaaaaaaaaaccaaaaaacaaaaaaacaaacaaacaccccctcccccgctccccccccccaaaaaaaaagaaagttcaccTGTAGACTGGGCTTCCTCTCCTCCAGCTAAAATGACATTTTCTGGTACATCTTCTGATTTGAGGATATATTGGGGAAACCTGAGGTGAGTGACTGTGACATTTTACACCAAAGAGACACATCTCATTTTCAAGGAAAAATGTAAGAGGGAGTGTAAATAAAACTGGTGTTTGGAAAGACAGCTCTTCAGTTTATAAAGTTAATCAAGGGACCCAGAGGCCCCAGTGCCACAAATTCCACCcatggtgaaagaaaaaaaagtgtgaaatGGATACATTCTATACAGTTCATAacagctttactcataataggCCCAACCTGGAAACAATCCAAACATCCATCAACaggtgaatggataaacaaacCCGTGGCAGTGGAATAATACTcagcaataataaaaagaattgatttttgtctgttttgaaaaagaaaccacTGATACATGCAATTTAGGGACACTTTAAAttctatttaacatttttattttaaaggctttGCATTCACTGTGCTTGttcatttcttcatatatatgtatgaatatatatacaaacacacgcatgtatatgtatacacacacacacacacacacacacatctcctggtgcttgctatgtagatcaggctggcctcaaattcagagatccacctgcctctgctccccaagtgctgcggttaaaggtgtgtgtccccctgcctggctttattttgtattttatggatGAGTgatttgcctgcacgtatgtctttGTGCCTCCATGAGAGCTTATCCCCTGAGGAGGTCACAGAAAGTATaagatccctgggaactggagttacagatagattcgaagcaccatgtgggtgctgggatctgaaccctggtcctctgcaagagcaacaagtgttcccaaccactaagccatctctccagcgtcCTAATGCTTAGTTCTACAAATCATTATTGTGGGCTAGGGATACACGCCCCATGGAGAacgtggaggtcggaggacatttctgtggagtcagttctttcctccatctctccagtccctgagacttaaactcttaactgctgagccacctctagCACTGTTGTTTATctgtttacttttgagacaggctagATTCAGCCTCTTGGTACTTCTTAAGAAGcgctggggggctggtgagatgctggggctggtgagatggctcagtggttaagagcactgactgctctttcagaggtcatgagttcaaatcccagcaaccacatagtggcttacaaacacccaaaatgagaaacaaataataattaaaaagaaggctgacaagatggctcagcgggtaagaacactgctcttctgaaggtcctgagttcaaatcccagcaaccacatagtggctcacaaccatctgttcagctacagtgtactcatatacattaaataaaataaaaaaaaaaatcttaaaaaaaaaaagtgggagttggtgagatggctcagaggctaagagcactgactgttcttcagaaggccctaagttcaaatcccagcaaccacatgatggctcacaaccatctgtaatgaaatgagatctgatgccccttctggtgcatctgaagacagctacagtgtagttataataataaataaatctttttttttttgtttggttttttgagacagggtttctctgtatagctctggctgtcctggcactcactttgtagaccaggctggcctcgaactcagaaatccgcctgcctctgcctcccNNNNNNNNNNNGGTCTCACTCTCAAGAATTCATTTAAAACCTACTTATCTTCTAGGGCCCCATCTCCAAATACTAGGGCTTCAGctaagaactcttttttttttttttggtttttcgagacaaggtttctctgtatagctctggctgtcctggcactcactttgtagaccaggctggcctcgaactcagaaatccgcctgcctctgcctcccgagtgctggaattaaaggcgtgcaccaccatgcctggcaataaataaataaataaataaatcttaaaaaaaaaaaaaagtgctgggaccacgcaccaccacacccagcccttgTTCAACCAAAATGGCACTATGGAGGTTTAGATATGGGTAGGTCTGAACAGCTCATTATCACTAGTTTTGTTGGGTAtgttatatgtgtctgtgtttgcatgGGTACATCCACCTGtggagaggccagaagtcaatgctGGGTCATTTTATCATTCTCCGGCCTAGCTTTTACTCTCTACTGCAGTAAACTCTCTAACCTGGAGCCAGTggcagctagactggctggccagtgagtcccctGGCTGGCCAGGTCTCTCTCTCCCGACAGTGCTGAGCCCCTAGGGAGGGCTGGAATCCTAACTCAGCATGCACTCTGCCCCTTAATACAGGCTTCGAGTCTCTTCTCTCCATAACTGCTAACAAGTTCTCTAAAAAGAGTCTAAATGTCTATAACTATCAagtagcttttctttttaaaaatgtccttgaagctgggtggcgcacgcctttaatcccagcactcgggatgcagaggcaggccgatttctgagttcgaggccagcctggtctacagagtgagtgccaggccagccagggctacagagaaaccctgtctcgaaaaaccaaaaaaaaaaaaaaaaatgtccttgaaTGTTAGCAACATGAGGAAGAATGAATAGTCACGTTACTAACTTCTCTCATTCAGCAAGGTCCAACATGTCAAGAGGTACAGCAGAGCTGTATGGCACTGATAGATTcatgtgctgttttttttttttttttttttaaagatttatttatttattatatgtaagtacactgtagctgtcttcagacactccagaagagggagccagatctcgttacNNNNNNNNNNNNNNNNNNNNNNNNNNNNNNNNNNNNNNNNNNNNNNNNNNNNNNNNNNNNNNNNNNNNNNNNNNNNNNNNNNNNNNNNNNNNNNNNNNNNNNNNNNNNNNNNNNNNNNNNNNNNNNNNNNNNNNNNNNNNNNNNNNNNNNNNNNNNNNNNNNNNNNNNNNNNNNNNNNNNNNNNNNNNNNNNNNNNNNNNNNNNNNNNNNNNNNNNNNNNNNNNNNNNNNNNNNNNNNNNNNNNNNNNNNNNNNNNNNNNNNNNNNNNNNNNNNNNNNNNNNNNNNNNNNNNNNNNNNNNNNNNNNNNNNNNNNNNNNNNNNNNNNNNNNNNNNNNNNNNNNNNNNNNNNNNNNNNNNNNNNNNNNNNNNNNNNNNNNNNNNNNNNNNNNNNNNNNNNNNNNNNNNNNNNNNNNNNNNNNNNNNNNNNNNNNNNNNNNNNNNNNNNNNNNNNNNNNNNNNNNNNNNNNNNNNNNNNNNNNNNNNNNNNNNNNNNNNNNNNNNNNNNNNNNNNNNNNNNNNNNNNNNNNNNNNNNNNNNNNNNNNNNNNNNNNNNNNNNNNNNNNNNNNNNNNNNNNNNNNNNNNNNNNNNNNNNNNNNNNNNNNNNNNNNNNNNNNNNNNNNNNNNNNNNNNNNNNNNNNNNNNNNNNNNNNNNNNNNNNNNNNNNNNNNNNNNNNNNNNNNNNNNNNNNNNNNNNNNNNNNNNNNNNNNNNNNNNNNNNNNNNNNNNNNNNNNNNNNNNNNNNNNNNNNNNNNNNNNNNNNNNNNNNNNNNNNNNNNNNNNNNNNNNNNNNNNNNNNNNNNNNNNNNNNNN
Above is a genomic segment from Mus caroli chromosome 11, CAROLI_EIJ_v1.1, whole genome shotgun sequence containing:
- the Gjd3 gene encoding gap junction delta-3 protein, which encodes MGEWAFLGSLLDAVQLQSPLVGRLWLVIMLIFRILVLATVGGAVFEDEQEEFVCNTLQPGCRQTCYDRAFPVSHYRFWLFHILLLSAPPVLFVIYSMHQASKEAGGAQLAPPCTRGRAEAPCSPCALRARRARRCYLLSVALRLLAELAFLGGQALLYGFRVDPHYACAGPPCPHTVDCFVSRPTEKTVFVVFYFAVGLLSALLSVAELGHLLWKGRQRAKLLPPPPPSPSLPSQRGDPDPFGPPAYAHRSPAGDSEGEGGSGHSKASLATVRQDLAI